A window of Leclercia adecarboxylata contains these coding sequences:
- a CDS encoding MFS transporter, which produces MSMTLLDSVVRKNRARLIPFMLALYVLAFLDRSNIGFAKESYQIDTGLSNEAYALGAGIFFVVYALLGVPANLLMRKFGARTWIGTTTLLWGFLSAAMAWADTESKFLLIRTLLGAAEAGFFPGMIYLTSQWFPQRNRASIMGLFYMGAPLALSLGSPLSGALLEMHGFMGHPGWFWMFVIEGLIAVGAGVFTFFWLDDTPQQARFLNAEEKQVLINQLASEEQSKATSRLSDALRNGRVWQLAFIYMTIQIAVYGLIFFLPTQVAALLGTKVGFTASVVTAIPWVAALFGTWLIPRYSDRTGERRNIATLTLLAAGIGVGVSGLVSPVLAMMALCVAAVGFIAVQPVFWTMPTQLLSGTALAAGIGFVNLFGAVGGFLAPLIRVEAQNVFGSDAAGLLALAAIAILGSMAILVLGVTRTAPQADRIHH; this is translated from the coding sequence ATGAGTATGACTCTGCTTGACAGCGTGGTCAGGAAAAACCGCGCCCGTCTGATCCCGTTTATGCTGGCGCTGTATGTGCTGGCGTTTCTGGATCGCTCTAACATCGGCTTTGCCAAGGAGAGCTACCAGATCGATACCGGGCTCAGCAATGAAGCCTACGCCCTCGGCGCCGGGATCTTCTTTGTGGTTTACGCCCTGCTGGGTGTGCCCGCCAACCTGCTGATGCGTAAATTTGGCGCCCGGACGTGGATTGGCACCACCACGCTGCTGTGGGGTTTTCTCTCCGCGGCGATGGCATGGGCCGATACCGAAAGCAAATTTTTGCTGATCCGCACCCTGCTTGGGGCCGCGGAAGCGGGCTTCTTCCCCGGCATGATCTATCTCACCTCCCAGTGGTTCCCCCAGCGCAACCGCGCCAGCATCATGGGGCTGTTCTACATGGGGGCGCCGCTGGCGTTGTCGCTCGGATCACCGCTCTCCGGCGCACTGCTGGAGATGCACGGCTTTATGGGCCATCCTGGCTGGTTCTGGATGTTTGTTATTGAAGGCCTGATTGCCGTAGGGGCAGGGGTTTTTACCTTCTTCTGGCTTGACGATACGCCTCAGCAGGCGCGATTCCTGAACGCAGAGGAGAAGCAGGTGCTGATCAATCAACTGGCGAGTGAAGAGCAGAGCAAAGCGACTTCACGCCTGAGCGATGCCCTGCGCAATGGCCGGGTCTGGCAGCTGGCCTTTATCTACATGACCATTCAGATTGCCGTCTATGGACTGATCTTCTTCCTCCCGACCCAGGTCGCAGCCCTGCTCGGCACTAAAGTGGGCTTTACTGCCTCGGTGGTGACGGCGATTCCATGGGTGGCCGCGCTGTTTGGCACCTGGCTTATCCCGCGTTATTCCGACCGCACCGGCGAGCGGCGCAATATCGCCACGCTGACGCTGCTGGCCGCCGGTATTGGGGTGGGTGTGTCGGGGCTGGTGTCACCGGTTCTGGCGATGATGGCACTGTGCGTGGCCGCGGTGGGATTTATTGCCGTGCAGCCGGTCTTCTGGACTATGCCGACACAGTTGCTCTCCGGGACGGCGCTGGCGGCAGGGATTGGCTTCGTCAACCTGTTTGGCGCGGTGGGCGGTTTTCTCGCCCCGCTCATCCGGGTGGAGGCCCAGAACGTATTTGGCAGCGATGCGGCGGGGTTGCTGGCGCTGGCTGCAATCGCCATTCTCGGATCGATGGCGATCCTCGTGCTGGGGGTGACCCGCACCGCCCCCCAGGCCGACCGCATACATCATTAA
- the yfaU gene encoding 2-keto-3-deoxy-L-rhamnonate aldolase, translating to MQNVLSNPFKQALRNGETQIGLWLSSTSSYMAEIAATSGYDWLLIDGEHAPNTVQDLYHQLQAIAPYPGQPVIRPVDGDRSLIKQVLDIGARTLLIPMVDTAEQARQIVLATRYPPQGTRGVGAGVARAARWGRVENYMAQANDELCLMIQVESKTALENLDAILAVDGIDGVFIGPADLSASLGYPDNAGHPEVLAIIERSIRRICAAGKAAGFLAVDPQMAQKALSWGATFVAVGVDTMLYTDALDRRLAMFKTPLSAASKTSY from the coding sequence ATGCAGAACGTTCTTTCTAATCCTTTTAAGCAGGCCCTGCGTAACGGCGAAACGCAAATTGGGTTGTGGTTAAGTTCCACGTCGTCCTACATGGCGGAGATAGCGGCAACCTCAGGCTATGACTGGCTGTTAATCGACGGGGAGCATGCGCCCAACACCGTTCAGGATCTGTACCACCAGCTGCAGGCGATTGCGCCTTATCCAGGCCAGCCGGTGATCCGCCCGGTTGACGGCGACCGCAGCCTGATCAAACAGGTGCTTGATATCGGCGCCAGAACGCTGCTGATCCCGATGGTGGATACCGCAGAGCAGGCGCGGCAAATTGTGCTGGCAACGCGCTATCCGCCGCAGGGCACGCGAGGCGTCGGCGCGGGTGTCGCCCGCGCCGCCCGCTGGGGACGAGTCGAAAACTACATGGCTCAGGCTAATGATGAGCTCTGCCTGATGATTCAGGTCGAAAGCAAAACGGCGCTGGAGAACCTGGACGCAATCCTGGCCGTGGACGGCATTGATGGCGTGTTTATCGGCCCTGCCGATCTCTCTGCCTCGCTGGGGTATCCGGATAACGCCGGGCACCCGGAAGTCCTGGCGATTATCGAGCGCAGCATTCGCCGCATTTGTGCTGCGGGTAAAGCCGCAGGCTTTCTTGCGGTCGATCCGCAGATGGCGCAAAAGGCGCTAAGCTGGGGAGCGACCTTTGTTGCGGTTGGAGTGGACACCATGCTGTATACCGACGCCCTCGACAGGCGACTGGCGATGTTCAAAACGCCGCTATCCGCAGCCAGTAAAACAAGTTATTAA